A single Capra hircus breed San Clemente chromosome 13, ASM170441v1, whole genome shotgun sequence DNA region contains:
- the FAM107B gene encoding protein FAM107B isoform X2, translating to MAEPDYIDDDNPELIRPQKLVNPVKTSRNHQDLHRELLMNQKRGLAPQNKPELQKVMEKRKRDQVIKQKEEEAQKKKSDLEIELLKRQQKLEQLELEKQKLQEEQENAPEFVKVKGNLRRTGQEVAQAQES from the exons ATGGCCGAGCCAGACTATATAGACGATGACAATCCTGAACTCATTAGGCCTCAGAAACTAGTCAATCCTGTTAAGACGTCCCGGAACCATCAAGACCTTCACAGAGAACTTCTTATGAATCAGAAAAG GGGTCTTGCCCCTCAGAATAAACCAGAACTGCAGAAAGTGATGGAAAAGAGAAAACGAGATCAAGTaataaagcagaaggaagaagaagcacaaaagaagaaatctgacctggaaatagaactattAAAACGGCAGCAGAAGTTGGAGCAG CTTGAACTTGAGAAACAGAAACTGCAAGAAGAGCAAGAAAATGCCCCAGAGTTTGTGAAGGTTAAAGGCAATCTCAGAAGAACAGGCCAGGAAGTGGCGCAAGCCCAGGAGTCGTAG